From a single Cytophagales bacterium WSM2-2 genomic region:
- the priA gene encoding primosomal protein N' has product MPSDLSFEFNPGETLFAELVIPVPVAKLFTYRVPALLNEKIKIGQRAIVQFGAKKIQTGIILNVHNNPPRDYEAKYILELLDDNEIVYSQQLQLYQWIAEYYMCTLGEVVNAALPSGLKLSSESIVQINPRFDLETSEFDFSEKEKILLQRLKDEPLGYSAIVKIVGSAKIYNLLKSLSSKEAIIIFEQVKEKYKPKTERRIRLAGNLTSRKALELLFETIAKKPKQEALLLKYLQFVPVFTDASLNEKGLVKSSLVDEETSDSVIRTLVKNKVLEEFDITVPRFGFDDPQQEYPILLSETQEKTRNSIIKFFEEKNTVLLHGVTGSGKTEIYIDLIKRALDGGNQVLYLLPEIALTTQIVLRLKKIFGSALGVYHSKFSDNERVEVWNGVLSGKFRFVIGVRSSVFLPFDNLSLIIVDEEHDSSYKQQDPSPRYHARDVALVIAQMHHAKVILGSATPSVESYYHATAGRYGLVTLKERFGTSTLPAILFADLASEKKRKTNKGEFSSLLLNEINEVTSKKEQVILFQNRRGYAPVVQCEDCGWVPKCINCAVSLTYHQFRHAMVCHYCGYREPLPSQCPQCTSKRILTIGYGTEKLEEELKLFFPEVRTERMDLDTTRTKSGYEDIITGFESGETGILVGTQMVTKGLDFDNVGLAGVFDADRLMHFPDFRSHERAFQLITQVSGRAGRREKQGKVVIQTSNPKHHLFSFVTDNDVTGFLKDQLADRQHNFYPPFARLIEITFKHTDRKIVREFAETITEQFKSKLKGMKILGPGEPMISKIRNEFLLHILLKIPRDQGHLAEIKKLLQDNASHFQLQKEFRNVKVVFDVDPV; this is encoded by the coding sequence ATGCCATCCGATCTTTCATTTGAATTCAATCCTGGCGAAACTCTTTTCGCAGAACTTGTTATCCCGGTTCCGGTAGCCAAACTTTTTACGTATCGTGTACCGGCATTGCTGAACGAAAAGATAAAGATCGGGCAACGCGCCATTGTTCAGTTTGGTGCAAAAAAAATCCAGACGGGAATTATTCTGAATGTTCACAACAATCCACCGCGGGATTATGAGGCCAAGTATATTCTGGAGTTGCTTGACGATAATGAAATCGTCTACAGTCAACAGTTGCAGCTCTACCAATGGATTGCGGAATATTATATGTGTACTCTCGGAGAAGTGGTTAATGCTGCTTTGCCTTCCGGACTGAAATTGTCAAGTGAGTCGATTGTACAGATCAATCCGCGATTTGATCTGGAAACTTCCGAGTTTGATTTTTCGGAGAAGGAGAAAATACTCTTGCAAAGATTGAAAGATGAACCCCTTGGCTACTCGGCCATCGTGAAAATTGTAGGGTCAGCTAAAATCTATAACCTGTTAAAATCTCTTTCTTCCAAGGAGGCAATTATCATTTTTGAGCAAGTCAAGGAAAAGTACAAGCCTAAAACGGAAAGGCGTATTCGTTTAGCGGGCAACTTAACTTCAAGAAAAGCGCTTGAGCTTCTTTTCGAAACGATCGCCAAAAAACCTAAGCAGGAAGCGCTGTTGCTAAAGTATCTTCAATTTGTTCCTGTGTTCACAGATGCGTCTTTGAATGAAAAAGGCTTAGTCAAATCATCTTTGGTGGATGAAGAGACGTCAGACTCCGTCATTCGTACGCTGGTGAAAAACAAAGTTCTCGAGGAATTTGACATCACGGTACCGCGTTTTGGTTTTGACGATCCGCAGCAAGAGTATCCCATTTTATTGAGTGAGACGCAGGAGAAGACGCGTAATTCGATTATTAAATTCTTCGAAGAAAAGAACACAGTCTTGCTGCATGGTGTTACCGGCAGCGGCAAGACGGAAATATATATCGACCTGATCAAACGAGCGCTAGATGGGGGCAACCAGGTTTTGTACCTTCTCCCCGAGATAGCCCTTACTACGCAGATCGTTTTACGCCTCAAAAAAATATTTGGCAGTGCTCTGGGGGTTTATCATTCCAAGTTCTCGGACAATGAGCGTGTGGAAGTTTGGAACGGTGTTCTCTCGGGTAAATTCCGGTTTGTGATCGGTGTTCGCTCTTCTGTCTTTCTCCCGTTCGACAATCTAAGCCTGATCATTGTGGATGAGGAGCATGACTCTTCGTACAAGCAGCAGGATCCGTCACCACGCTACCACGCTCGCGATGTGGCGCTGGTAATCGCGCAGATGCATCACGCCAAAGTGATCCTGGGCAGTGCAACTCCGTCAGTTGAGTCATATTACCATGCTACTGCAGGCCGCTACGGTTTGGTTACGCTTAAGGAACGCTTCGGAACATCCACATTGCCAGCAATTCTTTTTGCAGACTTGGCTTCTGAAAAAAAGAGAAAAACGAATAAAGGTGAATTTTCTTCTTTGTTGCTCAACGAGATCAATGAGGTAACATCGAAGAAAGAACAAGTGATCCTTTTTCAGAACCGCAGGGGATATGCTCCTGTAGTTCAATGTGAAGATTGCGGGTGGGTACCTAAATGCATTAATTGTGCAGTAAGTCTCACCTACCATCAATTTCGGCACGCCATGGTGTGTCATTATTGTGGTTATCGTGAACCTCTGCCAAGTCAGTGTCCACAGTGTACCTCCAAAAGAATTTTAACAATTGGCTACGGCACGGAGAAACTGGAGGAGGAGCTGAAACTTTTTTTTCCTGAAGTCAGAACCGAACGCATGGACCTCGATACTACGCGTACCAAGTCGGGGTATGAAGATATTATCACCGGTTTTGAAAGCGGAGAGACTGGAATTTTAGTTGGCACACAAATGGTAACTAAAGGCCTCGACTTTGACAATGTAGGTCTTGCAGGTGTTTTTGATGCCGACAGGCTCATGCATTTCCCGGATTTTCGTTCGCATGAACGAGCCTTTCAACTAATTACGCAAGTGAGTGGCAGAGCAGGCCGGAGAGAGAAGCAAGGCAAAGTGGTGATCCAAACATCCAACCCGAAACATCACCTGTTTTCTTTTGTGACTGATAATGACGTCACAGGTTTTCTCAAAGATCAATTGGCCGATCGTCAACATAACTTTTATCCGCCCTTTGCACGTCTTATCGAAATCACTTTTAAGCATACAGACCGGAAGATAGTCCGTGAATTTGCCGAGACGATAACAGAGCAGTTCAAATCAAAATTGAAGGGAATGAAAATACTGGGACCAGGCGAGCCAATGATCTCCAAGATCAGAAATGAGTTCTTGCTTCACATCCTTTTGAAAATCCCGCGTGATCAGGGGCATCTTGCTGAAATTAAAAAACTGCTTCAAGACAACGCCAGTCATTTCCAGCTTCAGAAAGAATTCAGGAATGTGAAAGTAGTATTCGATGTCGATCCGGTGTAG
- a CDS encoding aminopeptidase, with protein sequence MKKPILSLFLLATVAVYGQEDKKWKGKFEQLQSELPTPTDYRSASGAPGVKYWQQKADYNITAELNDENQSLTGAETIVYTNNSPDVLKYLWLQLDQNILAKKNMTTASQSTLMSDTLNTMQLYRRSRDFDGGHKIKTVKDATGGNLNYTVNYTMMRIDLPQPLKTGEKFTFSVEWSYNIGDRQIDGQRSGWEYFPEDKNYIYTIAQWFPRMCVYDDVEGWQNKQFLGQGEFALPFGDYKVKLTVPSDHIVAATGTLMNPTVALTKTQLERFEKAKTTFDKPVIIATQAEAIEREKTHATTKKVWEYQATNVRDFAFATSRKFIWDAQAVKLATKTPLGMSYYPKEGNPLWEQESTKAVRNCLETYSKYTIDYPYPVAISVNTANIGMEYPMICFNGGRSKKDGTTDPNTKNTAIAVIIHEVGHNFFPMIINNDERQWTWMDEGINSFLQYRTETERYENFPSWWGTGKSIAPFMKGDKSIQRPVMTNSENIVSFGNEQYAKVATSLSILRESIMGPELFDRSFKEYATRWAFKHPQPADFFRTMEDASAVDLDWFWRGWYYTTDHVDFELADVKWYRMKKDQANVEKKNPTVKSGDLPTADAQPAKDFSQGPKEFAVIDFKEEWYGEFNTRVDGPAVKAKLQDKNFYELTFKNKGGLVMPIVIEWTYKDGTKEIEKLPAELWRLNENQFRKSFIKDKEVASVVIDPNQDMAEGEPEDNVFPRKQKESKFEEVKKKN encoded by the coding sequence ATGAAAAAACCCATACTATCGCTTTTCCTTCTCGCGACCGTGGCTGTCTATGGCCAGGAAGACAAGAAATGGAAAGGAAAATTCGAGCAACTCCAGAGTGAGTTGCCCACTCCTACAGACTACCGTTCGGCCTCAGGTGCTCCCGGTGTGAAATACTGGCAACAGAAAGCCGACTACAACATCACAGCTGAGCTCAATGATGAAAACCAGAGCCTGACAGGCGCTGAGACCATCGTCTACACCAACAACTCCCCCGATGTGTTGAAATACCTGTGGCTACAATTGGATCAAAACATCCTCGCCAAAAAGAACATGACCACGGCAAGTCAGTCCACACTGATGTCCGACACACTTAACACGATGCAGTTGTACAGACGCTCACGTGACTTTGATGGTGGCCACAAAATCAAAACGGTGAAAGATGCCACTGGCGGGAACCTCAACTATACCGTCAATTATACCATGATGCGAATTGATCTGCCGCAACCTTTGAAGACCGGCGAGAAATTTACATTTTCAGTAGAATGGTCTTACAACATCGGTGACCGCCAGATTGACGGACAGCGCAGCGGATGGGAATATTTCCCGGAAGACAAAAACTACATCTATACCATAGCACAATGGTTTCCCCGCATGTGCGTATACGATGACGTTGAAGGCTGGCAAAACAAACAGTTCCTTGGCCAGGGAGAGTTTGCACTTCCTTTCGGAGACTACAAAGTGAAACTGACCGTTCCTTCCGATCACATCGTTGCAGCAACAGGAACATTAATGAACCCAACTGTTGCCCTTACCAAAACACAACTCGAACGATTTGAAAAAGCAAAAACAACTTTCGATAAACCGGTGATCATTGCTACGCAAGCTGAAGCCATCGAAAGAGAAAAAACACATGCAACAACCAAGAAAGTATGGGAATACCAGGCAACCAACGTTCGTGATTTTGCTTTTGCAACTTCACGCAAGTTTATCTGGGATGCACAGGCAGTGAAACTGGCAACCAAGACCCCACTCGGCATGTCGTACTATCCAAAAGAAGGAAATCCTCTATGGGAACAAGAGTCTACCAAGGCAGTGCGCAACTGTCTCGAGACTTATTCAAAATACACTATCGACTATCCCTATCCTGTTGCGATTTCTGTTAACACAGCCAACATAGGAATGGAGTATCCGATGATCTGCTTCAATGGCGGCCGCTCGAAGAAGGATGGCACCACCGATCCGAATACGAAAAACACTGCGATCGCTGTTATCATCCATGAGGTAGGACATAATTTTTTCCCGATGATCATCAATAATGACGAACGTCAGTGGACGTGGATGGATGAAGGAATCAACTCTTTTCTCCAATATCGGACTGAAACTGAGCGTTACGAAAATTTTCCTTCCTGGTGGGGAACGGGCAAGAGTATTGCACCTTTCATGAAGGGTGACAAGAGCATCCAACGTCCAGTAATGACTAATTCTGAAAACATTGTTTCATTTGGCAATGAACAATATGCGAAGGTGGCCACCAGTTTGAGCATTCTTCGTGAATCGATCATGGGCCCTGAGTTATTCGATCGATCGTTTAAAGAGTATGCTACGCGTTGGGCATTCAAGCACCCGCAGCCTGCCGATTTCTTCCGAACGATGGAAGATGCTTCTGCTGTAGACCTCGACTGGTTCTGGCGTGGATGGTACTACACCACTGATCACGTGGATTTCGAACTCGCTGACGTAAAGTGGTATCGCATGAAGAAAGATCAGGCTAACGTGGAGAAGAAAAACCCCACCGTGAAATCAGGTGATCTGCCTACAGCCGATGCACAGCCGGCAAAAGACTTCAGCCAGGGACCAAAAGAATTTGCTGTTATCGACTTTAAAGAAGAATGGTATGGCGAATTCAATACACGCGTGGATGGACCAGCAGTAAAAGCCAAGCTTCAGGACAAGAATTTCTACGAACTCACTTTCAAAAATAAGGGAGGACTTGTAATGCCGATCGTAATCGAATGGACTTATAAGGATGGAACAAAGGAAATCGAAAAGCTACCTGCGGAACTGTGGCGCTTAAATGAAAATCAATTCAGAAAGTCTTTCATTAAAGACAAAGAGGTTGCAAGTGTAGTGATCGACCCGAACCAGGACATGGCTGAAGGTGAGCCTGAGGACAACGTGTTCCCGCGCAAACAGAAGGAATCAAAATTCGAAGAGGTGAAAAAGAAGAACTAG